A window of Triticum dicoccoides isolate Atlit2015 ecotype Zavitan unplaced genomic scaffold, WEW_v2.0 scaffold137173, whole genome shotgun sequence genomic DNA:
CATGGCAGCCCTAATCGCCTATTCGTTTTTAGGGAAGCGCTAATCGGCTAATCAATCACACATCAATGACAGGAGTTCAGGCCACGGGAGTTCAGGCCAGGACTAATAGCAAATGAGGGCAACGAATGGCTTTAGTATGGGCCTTCCTTGTTTGCAAGGTTTTACGTATGGTGGTGGTTTACCATTTACCATCACCGCGGAGGAGGCAGATGGCAAATGGTTGATCACTTTGCTTCCGTCGTTAACGAAAGAGCTAGCAATTAACAAGTTCAAGGTTCACACTAATCCACACCCAACTATTCTCGTTAACTACTGTATCCAGCTTTCTCCAAACATTTCTACATAATAATTCAAAGCATGAATAAACCTAGCTAGCACAGAGGAACACCGGCGGTCCATTCAGCACGCCTTCCAGTAGAGGACCTTTGCATGACCTCTTCTTTCTTGCCCATCCTCTGCAAGACCTTGGCAAGCCCGACGTCCCTCTCGGAGTCGAAGTACAAAAAGTCCGTGTTTAGTATGCCTTCTGTGTCATCTAGTCCGCCATGAGTAATGTCGCGTGAGAAATAGTCGATGGAGTCATCCGGATAGGCGAGCTTACGTGCGGACTCCTGGCCGTAGTAGCAACGACCTGTTGGCAGAGCCAAATTTGCACCAAATGAACACACATTTATTTTGAGAAGTTTGCACTCCTTAAATACTTGAGAACTCAACATATTAAGGTTGAAAAGCCTACTTATTTCATACTTACCCATGGTATACGGTTGGGGCAGAGGGCAGCATACGGAAGGCTTTGACTGATCTTGATATGCCCACCAAACCTCGGCAAAGAAAAGTGTGTTCTTGGATGTCGATTTGGTAGCTGCCATGAAATTGACGTGGTAGCATTGATCCTGGTGACCGGTTAATGTTACGGCTACACCGCATATAAAATCCAAATCATATTTTGTTTCTGAAGGATGGCGACGCGCGTATTCCAGCAGTAGCTGTTCAATCCTACCGCGAATGAAGCTCTGCTGGTGAGCATAGGCCTCCC
This region includes:
- the LOC119343676 gene encoding uncharacterized protein LOC119343676, translated to MISATANNTALSYESLTEIYNILREETRKAVTLPAPKLCRMAVSILTRKREAYAHQQSFIRGRIEQLLLEYARRHPSETKYDLDFICGVAVTLTGHQDQCYHVNFMAATKSTSKNTLFFAEVWWAYQDQSKPSVCCPLPQPYTMGRCYYGQESARKLAYPDDSIDYFSRDITHGGLDDTEGILNTDFLYFDSERDVGLAKVLQRMGKKEEVMQRSSTGRRAEWTAGVPLC